One Sphingomonas sp. FARSPH DNA segment encodes these proteins:
- a CDS encoding RHS repeat domain-containing protein: protein MAIVVMPDVAAMAAETVSYTYDAQGRLIRVVKSGSVNNGAAVQYTYDAAGNRVRVTATGSPNG, encoded by the coding sequence ATGGCTATCGTTGTCATGCCAGACGTCGCCGCCATGGCTGCCGAAACCGTGTCGTACACGTACGATGCGCAAGGCAGGTTGATCCGGGTGGTCAAGAGCGGTTCCGTCAATAACGGCGCTGCTGTCCAATATACCTATGACGCGGCTGGTAATCGTGTTCGCGTAACCGCTACCGGCTCGCCCAACGGTTAA
- the virB11 gene encoding P-type DNA transfer ATPase VirB11 has product MTDALASYLGVYLSPLADYLDKDDVTDIYINRPGELWIERLGHRPARHEAPALTESLLWRLAKQVASLTHQGISREHPLLSARLPDGSRIQIIAPPATRGPIVIAIRKHLVADMTLDDYVDQGAFAHTRRGGERDGDDELADPYERGDWATFLRLAVRQCKTILVSGGTSTGKTTFLNALLREVGAEERLIVIEDTPEIQLRHDNAVGLVAVRSELGETNVTPDDLLTATLRMRPDRIIIGELRGREAFTFLRAVNTGHPGSMSTIHADTPAGAFEQLAMLARIGSAPGSRSEIIDYARTVVDVVVHLAHLNGKRSIVEVDRHKPK; this is encoded by the coding sequence GTGACGGACGCGCTTGCGTCCTATCTCGGCGTCTATCTGTCGCCGCTGGCGGATTATCTCGATAAGGACGACGTCACCGACATCTACATCAACCGCCCTGGCGAGCTGTGGATCGAACGTCTCGGACATCGCCCGGCGCGTCACGAGGCGCCAGCGCTGACCGAGAGCCTGCTCTGGCGGCTTGCCAAGCAGGTGGCGAGCCTGACGCATCAGGGAATCAGCCGCGAGCATCCCTTGCTGTCGGCGCGTCTGCCAGACGGATCACGCATCCAGATCATCGCGCCACCCGCCACGCGTGGGCCGATCGTGATCGCGATCCGCAAGCACCTAGTCGCCGATATGACGCTCGATGACTATGTCGATCAGGGCGCGTTTGCGCATACCCGCCGCGGCGGAGAGCGCGATGGCGATGATGAACTCGCAGATCCGTACGAGCGGGGAGACTGGGCCACGTTTCTCCGCCTCGCCGTGCGGCAGTGCAAGACCATCCTTGTTTCGGGCGGTACCTCGACCGGCAAGACGACGTTCCTCAACGCGCTTCTGCGCGAAGTCGGCGCCGAGGAGCGCCTCATCGTCATTGAAGACACGCCGGAGATCCAGCTTCGGCATGACAATGCGGTGGGGCTGGTCGCGGTAAGGAGCGAACTCGGTGAGACGAACGTCACACCGGACGACCTGCTCACTGCGACGCTGCGCATGCGGCCTGACCGGATCATCATCGGTGAATTGCGCGGTCGCGAGGCGTTCACCTTTTTACGCGCGGTAAACACCGGCCACCCCGGTTCTATGTCAACGATCCATGCCGACACGCCCGCAGGCGCATTTGAGCAGTTGGCCATGCTGGCCCGCATCGGCTCGGCACCAGGCAGTCGCAGCGAGATCATCGATTACGCCCGCACGGTTGTCGACGTGGTTGTGCATCTTGCACACTTGAACGGAAAAAGATCCATTGTTGAGGTTGATCGGCATAAGCCCAAGTAA